The DNA segment TCGATCCACAGTGAAACTTCATCATATAAATTAATAGACCGTGGTATCTTCTTGATGTCGTGCGTTTATCAACAGGGACGAAATGCCACAGACTCCTCTTTTCCTTGACTATGAGAAGTTAGATCCCGAGAGTTTTTTTGGCACTTATGAACATATTACTGTGACAACACCATACCAGCTATGTAAATTTCCCAGGAGATGTACTAGTCCGCAGGGTCCACTAGATCTGCAAGCACAAAATGGACCTTTCCAAAGAAAGCTGCGGATCTTCTTTAATTATTTACAGAAGGAATTCCACTTGCAAGAGATCTTTGTCGAAACTTCCGCAGTTTATGATGTTTCATTTTCAACAGTCTCAGACATTATTGGATACTCTAGGATCTAGTTCTCTAAGTCACTCAGTTTAGGCGAAACTAATGAATTTACGATCTTTACCACAAaatgtttcataaaaaataaataactcaaattatatttatatattccaaTTTAGAAATGATTGAGcattcagaaaataaaaataaaaattgttgaTTTTTGGCGAACTTGGAgttgaaatgaaacaaaaattggccaGGAATTGTCTCAATATCATGCAACTCAAAGAGCCAGtcaaatttaaaaattatttttttttcaaaatagttGGTTCGCAACAAATATGTTCGATAGTTTTTCCGACGAAATATTTTGATACCACGTGAAAATTGCTTTTTTCCCGATGACTGCGTTTTTAATTTTGACCAATGAAATAATGACAAAATGCAGTGAACTAAACATTTAGACTTTTCACTAAAATTTTCAGGTCTATTGAATCAAAGAAATGAATTCTCATCCGGAAAGGAAATATTGATTGACAATCCatgatttttgtaaaataagctTTCCCTGTGGCCTACTTTTTTCTACGATGTAGGAGAGACCAGGGAGGGTAGTAACAGAGTAGTAACATAGTCGATTTCTCGAAACCTATAACTGCTAGTGACCTGTTTTTTTAACGAAACGCGGTTGTGAgtgtaacgtccagtttcataaacGAATTTAACGTctttttaagcttaaagcttcctttactgtcatttttacggccggtttcataatcaaacctaattTCCCTTTAAttataaagcttcctttaaccctactaaaaatgaccgTAACGTCCAAATTTGAAGTCAAATtcaattatgaaactggacgtaagtagggttaaaggaagcttcaaaattgaAGGGACTAAcgaccggtttcataatcaaacctaaagttcctttaattttaaagcttcctttaaccctacaaAAAAtacgtccggtttcataatcaaacttaaagtcactttaagcttaaagcttcctttactgtcatttttacggccggtttcataatcaaacctaaagtcgctttaattttgaagcctcctttaaccctactaaaaatgacactaaaggaggctttaagcttaaagtgactttaaatttgattatgaaatcgGACGTTAGTAggattaaaggaagctttaaagttaaagcggctttaggtttgattatgaaaccggccgttaaggTTTGATTGTGGAACCGGCCGTGAGACCGTATATAAGGAAAATTGTGAAAAGTGTTTTTCCCCAAAATTTCGATTTGATTGAATGTTATAAATATGCTGCATACAACATTTAATTCAAAGCTTCGAAGCTTCGCAGACCTGCGTTTGCATTGGAGGCCTGAGTCCATTTCTCTTTCGATTTGCCGAATGTTGAAGGTCTCAAGTCacgaaaaacaattattttctgcATCTTCTTCGACTTCCTCCTCTTCGTCATGAACTTTTTTCTCTACTTATTGGTCTTCTTTATCTATTTATGCTCCTTATTTTTCTAGCTCACAACACTCCTTTTCACATTTTTATAAATGCATATTGAAATACCTAGAGTAATATCAGATAATGATTAAAGTACTGTCTAGGTAAGAAATGAATTATTTACTTATCAGTAATATAATGGtttgtttcatttgttattcaGCTAATAGACCCAATACATGGGTGACACAACTCACACTGGCATGAAGTGAATTTTGACAAgggaaaataattctttttttgtagAATTCCTCAGAAACCTTGATGATCCAACTAATTCTGAAGATTATTTCTGATAGAATGAAGATTGGGCTACAAAATTGCTCTTATAACTGATAGATCAGATGTAGAATGCTTCTGGGCTGAGATAAATGTTAGTTGAAGTAAAAACTGTCACAACTCCCCTCGGTATCCCTTATACTGTGTTCACGTAAGTGGGCTTTGTGACTTATTCATTGAAGAGGATTGAAAAATAATCCATCAGTTGATAGTACTTTTCAAGGGCTATTGAAATGTGCTATAATATATCCACGCTTGTGTCAAAGTTATGTGGAATGAATGATCCCGATGAAGCCTTTAAATTCATCTTGCTGTTTCCCtctgttcgaaattcgaacattattctaaagaataatcaagttcaataatatggagaattccatctgaattattcacaaaactgggtcacgccgagcgagccgtcgatctaccgaaatctgctgactggctagaaacaattgatgcaaccggggactccgtcagtgcagtaataccaaatatggcaatgttatttctatcgtcattattcaatttagtatataagcttagactgtaataataaaatcatcattcatcttcagtttgatcaatatacctcttgggcaactgtggagttaagacattcccttgaacgttctgagtctggtcgttcagttgccctaaaacttcaagcaagtgttgtttcaaccaaagaaacaacattttttggtccttcgagccggattgagagaaaggatttacgacccttatctcaattaaatcatcgacgcctgtggggaagtcttccagagccaaatccagcgccagcagaagccctccagagccaacaacagcatccgtgaagaagccatccagcgccaaatccgagcccgtgaacaagccttccggatcaaaaattcaaaaaagccagggaacaaaacgagtccactggaaaaaataagagctaaggatttacgacccttatctcaatcaaatcatcaacgcctgCGGGGAAgtcttccagagccaaatccagcgccagcagaagccctccagagccaacaatagcatccgtgaagaagccatccagcgccaaatctgagcccgtgaacaagccttccggatcaaaaattcaaaaaagccagggaacacaccgagtccactggaaaaaataagagctaaggatttacgaccctaatctcaatcaaatcatcaacgcctgtggggaagccttccagagccaaatccagcgccagcagaagccctccagagccaacaacagcatccgtgaagaagccatccagcgccaaatccgagcccgtgaacaagccttccggatcaaaaaaaaaagccagggaacacaccgagtccactggaaaaaataagagctaaggatttacgaccctcatctcaattaaatcatcaacgcctgtggggaagccttccagagccaaatctagcgccagcagaagccctccagagccaacaccCGCATCCGCGAAGAAGCCTTCCAGCGCCAACTACGAGCCCGTGAACTAGCCTTCCGGaaaatcaccaaaaaaaaaaatcttcaaagcaGAGATTTCATGAAACCTTCAACCAACATGGAAGAAAAATTGGGAGAACAAATAGAAGCATGCCTCAACTCTCGCCCTCTTATCCCAATCACCGAAAATCCACAAGAATTAGATGTGCTGACGCCTAGACATTTTCTCATAGGAAGATCACTACATTCAATCCCTGAACCAGAAATCAATGAAAAGAATATCACCCTACAAGATAGATGGAGGcttatacaaaaaatgaaacaagACTTCTGGAAGAAATGGACATCGGAATATCTCTCCAGATTGCAACAAAGGAGCAAATGGACGGATAAaaaagaaaacatgaaaataggAGATATCGTACTAGTCAAACAGGACAACGTTAATCCCAACTATTGGCCCTTGGGAAGAGTGACGCAGTGTCACCCAGGAAACGACGGATTTGTGAGAGTGGCTACGATACGATGCAAAGATGGGAAAGAGATCAGAAGACCTATAACCAAAATCTGCATACTCCCGGTCGagcaagaagaaagaagaaacgaTAAGACTAACAAAGTCGGACCTTCCTCGAAAAATCGACTGATACAAACATTAATGATGATCACGTTACTATGTGTAGCCAATACTAAAAACGCAATAGCGCACCACACAATTCACAAACTGCCGCCTGGATTCTACGTGGAGCATTTAGGAAAAGCATACATAAGTGGAGGAGAGTTGAAATTATTAACACCGTTTTCTCTTGATCAACTACACTTGGACCGAAACAATCTTAACAGAACAGTTGAAAACTTTCGAGGGTTATGTACTACAGCTTCTCAACTATCGCAGACAAATCACTGTCACGAGTTTCAACACCACATCGCAGAAATGAAGTATGAAAACAACCTACTCATCGACAGCATCCAACATCTATCGACCAGATCCAGGAGAGGAATATTAGGAGAATTAATGACATCCATTTTCGGCGTCAACGATGAAGTCTATCACGATATAGACGACCTTCAGGAAAACCAACAACACCTCATAGAAGTCACCAATCATCAGAGAAAACTACTGATTTCCACGACGAATGACGTGAGGCAGATCGAAGAAAAAATAAGCCAAAAATTAGAACATTTTCGTGTAAAATTCAACAAGGGCATAGCCATCATCAACGAAATGCATCTATGGTACAGAAATGTTGATGAAAacagcataaatcttcaaatCATTCAAAACTACCAACTAGCTGTCAACTATTTGGAAGAAGTCAATAACAAATACACAAGAATCATAAACATATGTCATGGTCAAGGCCACATCACGGATCTACTCTCTCCAAGCGAACTAGCAAAGCTGATCCAGAAGGCTGAAACAACGATTCCATCAGACATGCACATATTACTCAAACCTGTAAGCAGAATGGAAGTCTCCTATGATGCGAATGAACTAAGAATAGTCACCTTCTTCTTCATTATCCAAAGACAAAGTTACGACATAATCAAAGTATTTCCCGTCCCGGTTAAGAAGAGAGAAAACATATTCATAGCACCAAAAGTATCCAATGACTTATTAGCAGTAGAGTACAATagtcaaaaatacttcgaaatAGATGAACAGGAAGTCAAGGAAGCCGTAAAACTACGAGAAGGCCTACATTTATAATCCTGGAATGGTAAAAAACATGGAACAGCATCCGAATTGCATCATCCAAagcatctaccaaaaaaatgGGAAATTCGACTGTGAACTCTCCAGCATTCAAGTCCAAGACGTATTATGGAAAGAACTAATCAAACCAAATACGTGGATGTTCATTTCCAACCAACCGTCCACTATATCAAAACTATGCGGAGGAAAACGAGAAGAAATTACCATCAATGGAACTGGCACAATTCACATAGGAGCAGACTGTCTCCTCAGAACGCAAAATATAATCCTTCGAGCGAGGTTCACGAATGAGATGAAATCAACAACGACGTTCAGCAAGCCAATCCCATTGAACTTATGGCAAGGGAACTCGAATCTTTCCAATGAAAATCTCATCGAGCCCGAAACAGCAATGGGCAACATCTCTGCAAATTTAACAAAGATAATTCTGGAAGAAGAGGAACCAAATTCACATATCTGGAGACATTTTTCACACCCTCTTGCTACAACCACCGTGATAGGAATCTCTGCGATAGTCACACTAGCTGTAACGTACCTCTGTATGCGATATATACGTCCACTCCTTCGGAACCGAAGAACTAACAGATCCACCACGGAAATAAATGAAGTAGAAGCCGAAATTCCATTGACCGAAATCACACCGAGTTCAAAACCACGCCAGCAATGTTTCGACCTTGACCAGCTCTACGCCGAGGCGAAAACAGAATTCCAGACGAGAGACCAACTCCGGACGTCAGCACCCATTCATGACCATGCCCAATAAAGCACTCGATCGAGTGTCACACGAGTTAGAAATAGGAAATTAGGGAATAGGACAATAGAAGTAACAGATTGCCAACACTGGAGCTCCAACATCATAGCCTGCAgcatccggcccgaaggaccaaaaaatgttgtttctttggttgaaacaacacttgcttgaagtttttagggcaactgaacgaccagactcagaacgttcaagggattgtcttaactccacagttgccgaagaggtatattgatcaaactgaagatgaatgatgattttattaattacaatctaagcttatatactaaatcGAACAATGACGATAACaataacattgccatatttggtattactgcactgacggagtccccggttgcatcaattgtttctagccagtcagcagatttcggtagatcgacggctcgctcggcgtgacccagttttgtgaataattcagatggaatcctccatattattgaacttgattattttttagaataatgttcgaatttcgaacaccCTCGGAATGCCGTACTGAACTTGAATTGCCGAAGTAAAATATGGGGATTTGATGATAGTAAGAACTACTAAAACTTCTGGGTCGTCCCCTATGATTAGAGTTCTACGTCGCTGACGTATTCTTCGAGGCTCTTGCCGCTCTCTATCTATTTTGGATTCGGGCGATTACTGTACAGTGAATCCCAtattgggtgagacagccaggtttctcgcttactatttaagatagagccttgcggttttcacgttcctttcctacttttttgtgaaactcaagttggccttatcagattttgcataactctttccgtttatgagatacagggcgattttggaaattgatacttttcggaaccctcctttatctccgaagttattagaaatgAGGCTAAGCTGAAAAGtacgtctgatacagaattctgcgtagaatccagtggcgtactcaaATTTTTTTCGGGGTAtagttttgaagatacgacacaaacgtatatttttttttaatggaacacCCAGTCCCAGTATTTTATTACCTCGttgaattcgatatttttttcccttcaaaatggtGTATGATAATGAataggtaggatgttcagaaatactgaaaaacaataaaacatcacataatgatgactTTTTTGTTAGTGGGTCATGAATTTCCCAAGTTTCAAGAAGAGGACTATCACTTTTGATTATTAAAAGTCATGGATGATACAAACATCCTTGTTGTTATTATGGCAATGCATTTGGGAGCGTTGTTTTATCAAGTAGGCattggagagaaaaaaaaaaacaaatttgatCTAGCTGTCATCGCTATGAAATATTATTGTGCTTCAGAACAAGTCCCGAAGAACTTCGTGCATCAACAGAGGCAGCTTTCCAGGATTTACAAAACCACCCTTTTAAAATATTAAATGCACTCAGGCGTATTGAAAAGGTTTGTCAATTATGTATTAGGGAAAATGGACCGCAATTCGGACAGTTTAATTAGTAAGATATTATGCAATGGTGGAAATTTGTAACAATGATGAATATTGTATTGGGTATATCTTCTGTATCTAATTTGTAttatgattttttgtataatttattTGATGCTATTATGTAGGTACCTACGTTTTGTATTTAGTATTAGTGATGAGTGTATTATCTTTGTTCTCTTACTATCCTATCAGTAAAgatcacaaatgaaaattatccaaTTGATTCTTCTCTTATATGGGAGATCCATGGCCcactaacaaaaaatcatcattatgtgatgttttagtgttttttagcatttctgaacatccgcCTACCTATTCATTATTCTACATcattttgaatggaaaaaataacgaatttaacgaagtaataaaatacagggtgttccattgaaaaatatataggtTTGAGTCGTATCTGCAAAACTATacccccaaaaaaaaattagtacgccactggattctacgcagaattctgtatcagatgtagtttttagctcagccttatttctaataacttcggagataaaggaggggtccaaagagtatcaatttccaaaatcgccctgtatctcataaacggaaacagttatgcaaaatctgattaggccaacttgagtttcacaaaaaagtaggaaaGGAACGTGAAAACGGCAAGGCCCTATCTCAAATAGTAtgcgagaaacctggctgtctcacccaaaatggaaTGCACTGTACAGGTggtacctgaattacaacttttgcAACCCTACGAGATAGatgaaaatgcatggcacataaCTCACCTTTTTACGAGAAACTTAttatgccatcaactgcatcactttatcttcttttgttttcaagttataggtcaaaattaaaatttcaacttggtcattatctccgtttgtgttcgagctaggatgttgaaa comes from the Coccinella septempunctata chromosome 2, icCocSept1.1, whole genome shotgun sequence genome and includes:
- the LOC123308468 gene encoding uncharacterized protein LOC123308468, yielding MKPSTNMEEKLGEQMKQDFWKKWTSEYLSRLQQRSKWTDKKENMKIGDIVLVKQDNVNPNYWPLGRVTQCHPGNDGFVRVATIRCKDGKEIRRPITKICIRPLLRNRRTNRSTTEINEVEAEIPLTEITPSSKPRQQCFDLDQLYAEAKTEFQTRDQLRTSAPIHDHAQ